From one Acidobacteriota bacterium genomic stretch:
- a CDS encoding DUF4236 domain-containing protein, with amino-acid sequence MGFRFRKSIKIAPGLKVNLSTKGMSLTVGGQGASVNVGSAGTFLNLGLPGTGLSYRTKVSSNRRKNPATPPPPTPLPPLPGTQPGWSQQPSPPGTQPTVVPASIGLNTDSRICFYNQYGQVIPDTWLEQLVSQNWKAVTEILEREAAAYNQDSGLDLHLETPSPRKSFDLPELILAGSVPAPPEIFDFSEPIPLPPELKTPGFLGGLLKSKRDQIEAENNRLREAYVQAQREWERRRNAHTTYKTEAMADYQDQLANYKRLKADITERNRVRQSALTNGREGNPEAMEDLLGEVFKEIDWFRETTASFEVTPDAQTVWVDVDFPEIEDMPAYTATIDFPGFRLNVHPRSTYRRQKEYIHHIHSVAFRVVGEIFWALPKVTSVILSGYSQRPNAQTGVMEDQYLLSVQVPRVEWIKVDFLNLKNVDVFGFFEQFKLRRKCSRTAIAAPITPFRTAAELNDWMPTDCMLSRKLELAALTREEKESMGWLDRRQLSSLTAEELEIRQVTAEKLFGRFVAERINISRIEKGDSEEIVKAIIGSPTTTEAKLLQGKNHVTWKYAGSKPNQIKFTVNFENGVVVSWEGKLPLGG; translated from the coding sequence ATGGGCTTTCGGTTTCGCAAATCCATCAAAATTGCACCAGGTCTCAAGGTCAATCTCAGCACCAAAGGCATGAGTTTGACTGTTGGTGGACAGGGGGCTTCAGTCAATGTTGGCTCTGCCGGCACATTTTTGAATCTCGGTTTACCTGGCACCGGGCTGTCGTATCGGACAAAAGTATCCAGCAATCGCCGCAAGAACCCGGCGACGCCGCCACCGCCCACGCCCCTGCCACCACTACCTGGCACCCAACCTGGGTGGAGCCAGCAACCTTCACCTCCGGGCACCCAGCCGACGGTGGTTCCGGCCTCGATTGGGCTCAATACTGACTCACGAATTTGTTTTTATAATCAATATGGGCAGGTGATTCCTGATACCTGGCTTGAGCAACTGGTTTCACAGAACTGGAAGGCCGTGACTGAAATTCTGGAACGCGAAGCGGCGGCCTATAACCAGGATTCCGGATTAGACCTGCATCTGGAAACGCCTTCACCGCGCAAATCCTTTGATTTACCGGAGCTGATCCTGGCCGGCAGTGTGCCGGCGCCACCTGAGATTTTCGATTTTTCAGAACCGATTCCACTTCCGCCGGAATTAAAGACTCCGGGGTTCCTCGGCGGATTGTTGAAATCCAAACGCGACCAGATTGAAGCTGAGAATAACCGGTTGCGTGAAGCCTACGTCCAGGCCCAGCGCGAATGGGAACGCCGCCGCAATGCCCACACGACCTATAAAACCGAAGCGATGGCCGATTACCAGGACCAACTGGCCAATTACAAACGGCTCAAGGCTGATATCACCGAGCGCAATCGGGTGCGTCAGTCGGCCTTGACCAATGGCCGCGAAGGCAACCCCGAAGCAATGGAAGATTTGCTCGGAGAAGTGTTTAAGGAAATTGACTGGTTTCGGGAAACGACCGCCAGTTTTGAAGTGACACCTGATGCCCAAACCGTGTGGGTGGATGTGGATTTCCCGGAAATTGAAGACATGCCGGCCTACACCGCGACGATTGATTTCCCTGGATTTCGCCTCAACGTGCACCCACGGTCAACCTATCGCCGCCAAAAAGAATACATCCATCATATTCATTCGGTTGCCTTTCGCGTGGTTGGTGAAATTTTTTGGGCGCTTCCGAAGGTGACATCAGTCATTTTGTCGGGATATTCGCAACGCCCCAATGCCCAAACCGGAGTCATGGAAGATCAGTACCTGCTCAGCGTCCAGGTTCCACGGGTAGAGTGGATCAAGGTTGATTTTTTAAACTTGAAAAATGTGGATGTCTTCGGCTTTTTTGAACAGTTCAAATTGCGGCGCAAGTGTTCGCGGACGGCGATTGCGGCACCGATCACACCGTTTCGAACTGCCGCTGAATTGAATGACTGGATGCCAACCGATTGTATGCTGTCGCGCAAGCTTGAACTGGCCGCGTTGACCCGTGAGGAAAAAGAATCCATGGGCTGGCTTGATCGGCGTCAACTTTCAAGCCTGACGGCTGAAGAACTTGAAATCCGCCAGGTAACGGCTGAAAAGCTGTTTGGCCGCTTTGTCGCCGAACGCATCAACATCAGCCGGATTGAAAAAGGCGATAGCGAGGAAATTGTCAAAGCCATCATCGGTTCGCCGACCACAACCGAAGCTAAACTCCTGCAAGGCAAAAACCATGTGACCTGGAAATATGCCGGAAGCAAACCCAATCAGATTAAATTCACGGTGAATTTTGAAAATGGCGTGGTGGTCAGTTGGGAAGGGAAACTGCCGTTGGGTGGCTGA
- the lpdA gene encoding dihydrolipoyl dehydrogenase: protein MVKEYDLVVLGAGPGGYVAAIRASQLGLKTAIVEKKYWGGVCLNVGCIPSKALLRNAELVHILKHKANQFGIKVDGTLSFDYGEAFRRSRKVADGRVKGVHFLMRKNKIDEYDGWASFQDANTLEVALNKGESETIKFKNCIIATGATTRLIPGSKLSERVVTYEEQILEDKVPGSIIIAGAGAIGVEFAYVLSNYGCQVTIVEFLDRIVPLEDEEISAELKKHYERAGIKIMTSTRVDLIEDTGSNVRVTVADGTGQQKVLEADKVMQAIGFKPRVEGYGLEKTGVKLTDRGAIEISDYMQTNVPHIYAIGDVTAKLMLAHVAEAMGVIAAEHMTGTETMGLNFVMMPRATYCQPQVASFGYTEKQAIEQGYDVKVAKFPFTANAKAHGLNDAIGFVKLISDKAHGELLGGHLIGPEVTELLPELTLAQQWELTVEEMSRNVHAHPTLCEAVKEAIHGLAGHMINM, encoded by the coding sequence ATGGTCAAAGAATATGATCTGGTCGTGCTGGGTGCGGGTCCAGGCGGATACGTGGCAGCCATTCGCGCCAGTCAACTCGGCCTCAAAACAGCCATCGTCGAAAAGAAATACTGGGGCGGAGTCTGTTTGAACGTCGGCTGCATTCCGTCAAAGGCATTGCTCAGAAATGCTGAATTGGTGCATATCCTCAAGCACAAAGCCAACCAGTTTGGAATCAAAGTGGATGGGACGCTCAGTTTTGACTATGGTGAAGCCTTTCGCCGCAGTCGCAAAGTCGCCGATGGACGCGTGAAAGGCGTCCATTTTCTGATGCGCAAGAACAAAATTGACGAATACGACGGGTGGGCAAGTTTTCAGGATGCCAACACGCTGGAAGTTGCTCTCAACAAAGGCGAAAGCGAAACCATCAAGTTCAAGAACTGCATTATTGCCACTGGGGCGACGACCCGTTTGATTCCAGGTTCGAAATTGAGCGAACGCGTGGTGACCTACGAAGAGCAAATCCTTGAAGACAAAGTTCCGGGCAGCATCATTATTGCCGGGGCGGGCGCGATTGGGGTCGAATTTGCCTACGTTTTGAGCAACTACGGCTGCCAGGTAACGATTGTCGAATTCCTGGATCGGATTGTGCCGCTTGAAGATGAAGAAATTTCGGCTGAACTCAAAAAGCATTATGAACGCGCCGGCATCAAAATCATGACCAGCACTCGCGTTGATCTGATTGAAGATACTGGCTCAAACGTCCGGGTCACCGTGGCCGATGGCACAGGTCAGCAGAAAGTACTCGAAGCCGACAAAGTGATGCAGGCGATTGGATTCAAACCACGCGTTGAAGGCTATGGCCTGGAAAAAACCGGTGTGAAGCTGACCGACCGTGGGGCCATTGAAATCAGTGACTATATGCAAACCAATGTGCCGCACATTTATGCCATTGGTGATGTAACGGCCAAATTGATGCTTGCCCACGTGGCCGAAGCGATGGGGGTCATTGCCGCCGAACACATGACCGGAACGGAAACCATGGGCCTCAATTTTGTGATGATGCCTCGCGCAACTTACTGCCAGCCGCAAGTTGCCAGCTTTGGCTACACGGAAAAACAGGCGATTGAACAGGGGTATGACGTCAAAGTCGCCAAATTCCCATTCACCGCCAATGCCAAAGCCCACGGCTTAAACGACGCCATCGGCTTTGTGAAACTCATCAGCGACAAAGCCCACGGTGAATTGCTGGGTGGTCACTTAATCGGCCCGGAAGTCACCGAATTGCTCCCCGAACTCACCCTGGCACAGCAGTGGGAACTGACGGTTGAGGAAATGTCGCGCAACGTTCACGCTCACCCAACCCTGTGCGAAGCAGTCAAAGAAGCCATCCATGGTCTGGCTGGCCACATGATCAATATGTGA